In the genome of Clostridia bacterium, one region contains:
- a CDS encoding coproporphyrinogen III oxidase family protein, which translates to MNSDKLRRDIPISIYPPIMLYNKKDAKDLFTPLKDSTSKASIYIHIPFCPRKCDFCYFTSFSAGMGKVQAYISKLCEEIAYIGTKEVIKNKVIDSIYIGGGTPTYISKECFIQLFSSIREHFNLSKDIEISVEVRPGNEATVEKLQFLKSAGVNRISIGMQSFNDTVLRANGRNCSVNDGIELINKLNQLGFDNYNIDIMSGMLLETKDSWNHTINQLLKISPANVTVYKMQLYENSKLTQYCRENGINTMTEEQELTFTRHFYDVLLGNGYELMSSTYSFSKGSQYVSKYRQYRNTGEDLIALGIASNGILNGCVYQKTYEMDSYMDNNFEPTSAYRMSDDEIILRGIILGMKCGNIDRAKFEKKFKVEPYEHYAQFREMENLGFVNVTPDSIKVSYDLVFFIDDLIRTFFMPEKIKNMENLMLKYKNFDFGGVNNEHRMG; encoded by the coding sequence ATGAATTCAGATAAATTGCGGAGAGATATTCCGATTAGTATTTACCCCCCTATCATGCTTTATAACAAGAAGGATGCTAAAGACTTATTTACTCCGCTAAAAGATAGTACCAGCAAAGCCAGCATATATATCCATATTCCGTTTTGCCCTCGAAAATGCGATTTTTGCTATTTTACCTCATTTTCGGCCGGGATGGGCAAGGTACAAGCCTATATCAGCAAGTTGTGTGAGGAGATCGCATACATCGGAACAAAGGAAGTAATCAAAAATAAAGTGATTGATTCAATATATATAGGCGGAGGTACCCCGACTTATATATCTAAGGAATGCTTTATTCAGTTATTTTCCAGTATACGCGAACATTTTAATTTATCTAAAGATATTGAGATAAGCGTTGAAGTTCGCCCGGGTAATGAAGCGACAGTGGAAAAACTACAGTTTTTAAAAAGTGCTGGTGTAAACCGTATAAGTATTGGTATGCAAAGCTTTAATGATACTGTGCTTCGGGCCAACGGAAGAAATTGTTCTGTTAATGATGGAATTGAGCTCATCAATAAGCTCAACCAGCTTGGGTTTGATAACTACAATATTGACATTATGTCCGGTATGCTGCTGGAGACAAAAGATTCATGGAATCATACGATTAATCAGCTGCTTAAAATCAGCCCTGCAAATGTCACTGTTTACAAAATGCAGCTATATGAAAACAGCAAGTTAACTCAATACTGTCGAGAAAATGGTATAAATACTATGACAGAAGAGCAGGAATTAACCTTTACCAGACATTTTTATGATGTTCTTCTGGGGAACGGATACGAATTAATGTCCAGTACATACAGCTTTTCAAAAGGATCTCAATATGTCTCAAAATACAGACAGTACAGGAATACAGGAGAAGACCTTATTGCATTGGGGATAGCTTCAAATGGCATACTGAACGGATGTGTATATCAAAAGACCTATGAAATGGATTCCTATATGGACAATAATTTTGAACCAACCAGTGCGTATAGAATGTCTGATGATGAAATCATACTGCGTGGTATCATTCTCGGAATGAAGTGTGGAAATATAGATCGGGCAAAATTTGAAAAGAAATTCAAAGTAGAGCCTTATGAGCATTATGCTCAATTTAGGGAAATGGAGAACCTTGGTTTTGTAAATGTCACTCCAGACTCAATAAAGGTATCTTATGATTTAGTCTTCTTTATCGACGATCTTATAAGAACGTTTTTCATGCCGGAGAAAATCAAAAATATGGAAAATCTGATGTTGAAGTACAAAAACTTTGATTTTGGAGGAGTAAATAATGAACATCGAATGGGTTAA
- a CDS encoding acyl carrier protein produces MNIEWVKQKLFEALSCCSFFEQLNVESGGINENTSLINGLKIESIQLLEYIIQIEKHLEKTIDFDDLSIESLDTICGLAAELMRPGVLA; encoded by the coding sequence ATGAACATCGAATGGGTTAAGCAAAAATTATTTGAAGCCTTGTCGTGCTGCAGCTTTTTTGAACAGCTAAATGTTGAGAGCGGTGGGATAAATGAAAACACTTCATTGATTAATGGGCTCAAAATTGAATCAATCCAATTATTGGAGTACATTATCCAGATTGAAAAACATCTCGAAAAAACAATAGATTTTGACGACCTTTCGATAGAAAGCCTTGATACAATTTGCGGATTGGCAGCTGAGCTGATGAGGCCGGGTGTATTGGCATGA
- a CDS encoding class I SAM-dependent methyltransferase: MISSQYERHYYLFLCFLDYLINQNVIDKQGFIDFCGSYDISNYAKIFSRDEKASRSSNHEMHPGGAEATLELAEMAGISGSMSVLDAGCGHGGAARILAEKYPETFITGIDSDPIRVIDAVFRSKDALYKNLKFLQDDAYKMSFQDKCFDVVFRQHAVYGGLEEKFLSECNRILKHKGKIAFQGTLCNKKLKATKTEMADYSYEEYCNLLTYHGFQVVKAEFERASSQLLSSISDHDSSYYFLVKKGVIIGADIIAEKIN, encoded by the coding sequence ATGATAAGTTCGCAGTATGAAAGGCATTATTATCTGTTTTTGTGTTTTTTAGACTACCTAATTAATCAGAATGTTATTGATAAGCAAGGTTTCATTGATTTCTGCGGGTCTTATGATATCAGTAATTATGCCAAAATATTCAGCCGGGATGAGAAAGCCTCACGTTCGTCCAACCATGAGATGCATCCGGGGGGAGCTGAGGCGACATTGGAACTTGCGGAAATGGCAGGGATATCCGGGAGTATGAGTGTGTTGGATGCCGGCTGTGGGCATGGGGGAGCTGCACGTATCCTGGCGGAAAAATATCCGGAGACATTTATCACAGGTATTGACAGTGATCCTATAAGAGTCATAGATGCTGTATTCCGATCTAAAGATGCGCTGTATAAAAATTTGAAATTCTTACAGGACGATGCTTATAAAATGTCATTTCAGGATAAGTGCTTTGATGTGGTTTTTCGTCAACATGCGGTCTACGGTGGCTTGGAAGAAAAATTCTTGTCTGAATGCAATCGTATATTAAAGCATAAAGGTAAGATTGCTTTTCAAGGTACACTTTGTAATAAAAAGCTAAAAGCAACAAAAACTGAAATGGCAGATTATTCATATGAAGAGTATTGCAATTTATTGACATATCATGGATTTCAGGTTGTCAAGGCAGAGTTTGAAAGAGCTTCATCTCAATTATTGTCGAGCATTTCCGATCACGACTCCAGCTACTATTTTCTGGTGAAAAAGGGTGTTATCATCGGAGCAGATATTATTGCAGAAAAGATAAATTGA
- a CDS encoding acyl carrier protein has protein sequence MSTVKVNDIRKLIDQVNFKGIEYSNSDSLFDIGILDSLKTIQLILLIEKKMNITIDQADLKIEDFENVDLLVDYINKRIDKYEFR, from the coding sequence ATGTCAACAGTTAAAGTAAATGATATTCGGAAACTCATTGACCAGGTCAACTTTAAAGGTATTGAATATAGCAATAGTGATTCATTATTTGACATTGGGATATTGGATTCGCTTAAGACAATACAGCTGATATTGCTCATTGAGAAAAAAATGAACATTACTATTGATCAGGCAGATCTTAAAATAGAAGACTTTGAAAATGTTGATTTATTGGTTGACTATATTAATAAGAGGATTGATAAATATGAATTCAGATAA